Within the Erigeron canadensis isolate Cc75 chromosome 6, C_canadensis_v1, whole genome shotgun sequence genome, the region CTTGATAATGTTGCATAAAAATAAATTTCCTTAAACGATACATTTAAGACGagtaaaagtgaaaaacataaATGGTATACGTATTTCCATTACTAGACGAATGTCCGCATAATAcgacggtgatggtggtaacaACAACAATGTAGTGGTGGCGGCGATAATTGGTGGCGGCGATGACTGCAaatagtgtaggttattgatataaatatagtttacataaaaagtttaatttagttattttataacttaaatgataaataatgtaaatttatttattaaaggcATATTTAGGTAAAGAAcatgttttagacttttagttgTTAAGAATGTTGATAGATTAAGGAAAAAATGATATTTCTAATCTTATACTTAAAAAAGTAGAAATAGAATGCTTTAGGATGGTCATAGTAATAGAAGGGAGTCATCGATGCGGAAGCTAATGCTACCAACCATGTTGACCTTTTCCATTTATTTTCGTTTCTTAAAATATGAAGTGTACCGACTAATCGACGCAATCAAGTGGGATCGGGGAGAATATTGTGTAAtagaaaaaattgtttttttttaaggaaaaggTTTTTTAGTGCGAGGGGTGAttcttgaaaatataaaatttgatgtgACAATAAGCTAGAGGTGAGAAAAAAATCACTTAATAAGTGTGACATATTAACGtgttatattgataattaagtATACAAATGTGAACACAATGATGACTATAACTATTAATATAGTGTCATAGTGGTCAAACATTCTAAGATTTTAATATCTTAAAAACGTTTCTGGAGGTAAGAAAATGACCACATGAATATTTCGATGAGGTTGTGTATATATGAGTTCTGGTGTCCACCCACttcatgtaaaataaaaaatccgtTTAATGTGAACAGGGTAATCCTCTTTCGTTTAATGTGATCGAACTCCATAATCTAGTTATCTATTGGACATGTTATTTGTGTTGGTTTTATAAAGCATAAAGAATAACTTTAAAGCTTGAATTTATTACCTTTTTGCCCTCTATGCATAAATGATATTTAGGGTTCGACATTAAGTTGAATCTTTCATCGTTTTTACTCCGTCTAccttcaaaatcccatgtatcAACATCTCTCGTCAACTTTAATTCCAAAATTCTACATAAAAAGCATCTATTTATTCTTGGTCTTAATTACATCAAAGTTAGAACCACATTTGATGCAAGCACCTACGAAAATGGTACATTACGCTATCGGTAACCACttgtttattgttgtttatCCTTTATCTACATGTACGTGTGCACTcatcaaattcacaaaaatGTCATAATCAGGATTAAATCTTTTAATTGACATCATATTATACCGTATCTTAATAGtcatatgtatatttatgataaTTTGTAGTTTTTAATAGCGTTTTACCTTAAAagtcttgattttgttataTTAAGTGGTTTTGAATGAGttactaaaatatataaaaatgttggAATTAATGAATTATACAATGTTGTAAAACTTGGACTCTCTGTGAGAGGAATTGAAACTTAAACACCAACCAAGGGGATTATATCATGGGCAGCTATTAGGGGGCCGGAGGGGGCGCCCGAcccccaaatttttttttatttaggggtatattgttttcgtgtagaaaagttttgatatactcggtttcgacCCTCGATTTACCCGAAAAATAGGGTTAGGGAAAAAGAAATTTAGATCCTGACCTTCTACTAAAAATTTTATAGCTTCGGCACTGGATCATATGCTTTTGTATGGGCTCAAAACTCGACCAACTTTAGTCAAACTCGGGTATAATtagacaaatttttaaaatcatgtcAACCAATATTTTCTATATCAAATCTTTTTAGGGATGGTCGGAAATCCATTTATTACAAAATGACAgtttgatgataatgatgataacACTGagtttatgtttttaaacaattatgtttatgcttttaagttttaatgctTTGGGACTGTTAGGTATACAATATGTAATATGTTATATGTTGGTAACAATACTTTGTGTTTGTAAACTATGCAAGATGGAATAATGACATGACAtaagtcaagtcaagtcacgtTGGCtgtaagaataaaaaaaaaatgttatcgGTTATAACAATttatgtaaaaaagaaaagaaaaagccTATTCTAGGATCATTTTTCGTTGGGTATAGGCGAAGAGCAAAGACCTTAATATTACTTATTTTCTATATAGCAAATTTCATCTTTTACTTATGTTCAATTACACAATTAATTTTCAGTGTACATAAAAGGTATTGTATAGTTTAAAACTAAGGTCATAGTACTGTTCAAATTAAGGTCGAGAAACTACATAAATATTAACTATACTTTTGTAATTGAAATTATGTTGAGTACTACAATGAACCACTAAAAATTACTTATgtgtataattattattttttttgcgAGACAAAATTTTGTGTGGATAAAATGTTTGTTGagaaaacataatttgtatacatcatatatcattttaaGTTGTTGTATCACTCTATGGATAGATGTATAATCTATAAAggtaatatattttaatttataaagtgaGTGAGTTCATAAGTAAAAATGTAGGTGAGTTTTAAAGTTTgttcattaaaagaaaaaaaaatgattgagaGTTAATTTCTTTCCTTTTAAATCACTCCAAATTTGAATTGGAAAATTTTTGAACAAAATACAACTAAACCTTCCATCATTTTCATTagtaatcatttattttttcctttaaataaactcaagaacatgtttagttttgaaattatttatattcatttctttttttttttcctgaaaaaAACTCAAGTACTCACcattttgatataaattattatttcttCTAAATTATGATCCGTATGACTTGCTATGTAACTATATAGGACACTTTATTGTTAAATCAATTAGATCAAAAGTACACAAAATCACCTAATCCCAATTATTGAAATATGATCGAAAGATGATAACATAGAAACAATAAATCACGAAAGATATAAGTACTATATGGATTGAAATAGGATTAATCATGGTTTAAAGTTCTAAGTTTACATTTTTGACATGTAAAAGTTTTTTCTTCACAATTTTATTCTCCAAGTGTATTTATACCAACTTATTGTTTAAACTATTTCAATGATTGAACATTTGAACCACCAACTATCGAAAGTTAAAACGATTAAATTTGATATCAACTTACAAAATAGATTCCtattaaaatttgaagaaataGTAAACAATATCATGTGTCTCACAATCCCAACTATCATCTATGTCAAGCAATATTTGAAATAACCCCGGAATTAACAATAAAAACGAAATGTGTAGATGGATCGACTCATCAAGTTCTTGTTGAAATATGACCcacacaaagaaaaatatttgcCAATGGTTTAGTTATAAGAAATTAAGAATGTTTGTTTCCTCACCAAAGTTCACATTTTCTAGTTATATTCTAAACATATTCGAgcattaatatatgtatttctttccttttttttaatttttgataataagaatttaaatttaaattggaaattattaaaatttcttTAAAACGAACCCGTTTAAGAAAAAAACTAGCAAGATTGGGGCCCCGTTCTGCGGGGCTTTAGTTGTCGTATTGATACGGTTTTCTTATGGTAATCTATTTGCGTTAAACCtatttgaaaattcaaaaaagaaaaaaatgtgaaaaaagcCAAGAAATAACCTGAATAAAACTAAAAGTATTGAGAAAAATCTTGCAATATAGAATACATACATTTAGTTTGtacaagaaaattaaaaatagaaaacaaagaaaaattaacagtgagtaaaagttttcaatatatttgttgagaatataaaagtaaaagaaaaaaaaaaaactgaaagaaaaaatatacgGCATCTAATATGGTGATATCCAAATAATGATGTGAGTTGTAAGATGAATTAATAGAATAGAACACAAAAgaataaaactataaagaaaTCAAGAAATAAGGAAAGGTGGACCAGAATAGTGCTACTTGAGATGTGGGACTGTTACAGCACTCGTAATTCAGTGAATTTCTGTCGCAATTTATACTTtttcaaacaaccaaaaaccattttttttttacgaatGCTAGATCTTACGTGTGTACTCGTACACCAAATCTACGCAACGACACGGACATTCCCATAATCTCAACCGTCCATTACCCCTTCATTATATCAAAACCATCCAGTGATCACCACGTGGCACCTTCTAATTAGCTCACTCTATATAGGACCCACACATATATCCCTATCCTCCCCCACACCCTACAATACCCCCCTCTTCTCGTGCCTTTCATATCGTCTCCCGCGAACaaaatttcagtttcattcgTTTGCCTCGCTTTTTTCGGATtcaataaaaaacacaaacctatatacaaaaatcaaaaataaaaccctaatttttcaaattcttcttcCACGGTTAGTTTACCtttctaattatatttatatatatatctttgctgtgtatatatatatatatttgattattgatttatttttacatatatatatatgtacatgatctatgattataataataacaaattacTTACATGATATTGTTTGTACATATCTGAAGGATCGAGATTGAGATTCAATTGTGATTTTGGAAGTTCTTTTTTACGTTGTGTGAATTTATGTATTAGAAATAAGTGGTTCTTGAGGATTGAATTTCAGGTGATTAAATTCGgaaattgataatttgattgGTGAATATAGTGTTAAGAGTGACTAATTCTACATTTCTGTTGAATAAATGGTGAACTGAGGTCGAGTTATCATAATTCGGTTGTTTGGAAGGGGTGAAGTGAGGgtttttgaataataattattaaggaATTAGGGTTTTGCTTGGTTGTTTGTTGATATTTGGAATGGTGTTTGAATTTTTGTAGAGGAGGCGGTGTTTCGGATGGGAGAAGGTGAGGTGTGTGTGGCGATGGCGGTGGTGAGTAATGTTGGGGAGATTGAAAGTAATAAAAAGCAGCAGAGGCGTGATAACCGGTGGGTGACGGGTGATTCTGATATGGAGCCGTTGGCTAAGAAACACGTGAAAGAGGGTTCGATTGAGGATGATGTGAATCCGTGTGTTGAGCAGACCATAAAAGAACATGAATGTGAAATTGCGCAGGCAACATATAGTTTAAATTCTGTTGGTGCGGATCCATCTGTTGAGCAGCATGTTAATGGTGGTTTGTATGACATTGAACGAGATTCTTCTGGTGAGAAGCATTCGTTGGAGGTTTTAAATGAGATGGAAACAGAGGTTATTGTTGAGCAGCCTGTCAAGGAGTGCTTGAAAGAGATAGAACTAGAGCTTCATGCCAGGAATCAGAAAACAGTGGCTGAAAGTGACGTCAACGTAGAACCTTGTTGTAGGATGCAAACAACGGGGGTTAAAAGTGATGTTGAATTTGAGCCGTTTATTAAGCAGACTGTTAAAGAATGTTCCAGTAAGAGGAAATTGGAGGCTTGTCAGACAACAGGGGCTGGAAGTGAGAAAGAACTAGAGCCCTCTATCAAGCAGACTGTCAAAGAATGTCCAAGTGAGATGGAATTGGAGGCTTATGGCGAGATACAACTGACAGAGGCATTAAATGGGAGTGCCACAGAGACTTCTGCTCAGCAGCAACCTGTCCAAGAATGCACCAGTGAGAAGGATACTGAGGCTTGTGGCAAGATACAACTGGCCGAGGCTTTGAATGAGAGTAAACCTATTAAAGAATTATCGAGCGAGATGGAAATGGATGTTTATGGCAGGGTGCAACCTATAAAGGCTTTGAATGAGAGTGTTACAGAGCGTTGTTCTTCGCAACCTGTCAAAGATTGTATGAGTGAGATAGAAACAGAAGCTTGTGATAAGATGCAACCCACAGATACAGAGCCTTATTCTCAGCAAGTTATCAAAGATTGTCCCAGTGAGATGGAAATAGAGGCTTGTGGCAATATGCATCTGACAGAGGCTTTGAATGAGAGGTTTACAGAGGCCCGTGCTCATAAACCTGTCAAAGTATGTCCAATTGAGGTGGAAATGGAGGCTTGTCGGAAGATGCAACTGACAGAGGCTTTGAATAAGATTGAACCAGAGCCGTCTGTTTATCAATTTGTAAACGGATTTCCAAGTGAGATGGACACAGAGGCTTGTGGTAAGATCCGACCGACTGAGACTTTAAATGAGAGTGTCACAAAACCTTCTGTCCAGAAATATGTTAAAGAATGTCCGGGTGAGATGGAAATAGAGGCTTGTGGCAACATGCAACAAATGGGGGATATGAGTGAGGGTAACACAGTGCCTTCTGTAACGGTCAAAGAATGTCCGATTGAGATTGAATTAGAGGTTTGTGGAACTAAGCATGTAACACAATTTTCAAATGATATTGGAATAGAGCCTTTTGTTATAAAGCAGACACCCCAGGTCTTGAATGATACTGAAATGGAGCTTTCTGCCTCTGTTAAGGAGTGTCAAAatgagataataataatagctcCTTTCAACAAGCAAGAGGTGAAAGAGGCTTCGAATGATGATATATGTTCTGAGGTTTCAAATCCCGATGTATCTCCACGGGACAATTCTTCAGGATTTCAGACTGTTAATAGCCAACCAGATGAAAAACTAATTATGAAAGGCCAAGCCGTTTGTGGTGAAATTACATCTGCTTGTTCTGGTAACTCAAGCAGCGAGGGAAGCTCGGGCCAGGAGGATCATGGTACGAATGATACATCTGGTACAGTGTCAACATCACATGTTGTACTTGAGGTTCCAAAGGATGCTGTAACTTCTTCTGGAGTTAGGAAAATTACTTTCAAGTTCAGCAAACGGAAGGAAGACTGTAATGGTCAATTGTCTTCTGCTGTGAAGGAAATAGGCAACACTTGGAATAATGGGACTTGTAAAGCACCTCGGTTAACCCATATTAGCGAGCAAGGGCTGCATGAATTTGATGATTCTTTTTTATATCCTACTAATAAGGAAGTGATGCCTGGTAAGGTTGTTTCTGATAGTTATCCTACTACTGTCAAAAGGCTCTTATCAACTGGGATTCTTGATGGAGCAAAAGTGAAATATATTTCTGCTGCGGTAAGATGCAtctctatgtttttttttgtgtaacgGCAAGATGAATCTCTATGTAATAGTGTTTTCAGCAAAATtctttttttcagttttaaatCGAACCATCTTTCATTCATAGATATTGTAATTTACATAGAAATTATAGGCAAACGGGCAACAAGCTGCGCCGCCACTTTTAACGTAACTGAAATTGGCACTTTTATATTCATGTACATGAAATCAGGGGGAGCTTATTGGACTTGTTAAGGATTGTGGCTATCTATGTGGGTGTGCAACTTGCAATTTTTCGCGTGTAAGTTTTTCAGGTGCTTCATAATGGTACTATTGAATTTGGATTGCTATTTTACTAAATGGTTGAGTGATGCAATTAGGTTCTTCGTGCTCAAGAGTTCGAGCAGCATGCTGGTGGAAAAACCAGGCACCCCAATAATCACATATATATGGAGAATGGTAAACCTATATACAGTATAATTCAGGCAATGAAGACTGCTCCTATCAGCACAGTAGACAAAGTGATAAAAAACGTAGCTGGTTCCGCTGTCAATGATGAACTCCTCAAAGTTTGGAAAGGTGACAGTGCTGGCATAATtcctatttataataaatataggATATATggtttataataaatatatatttgatgtaacGGATGCGGAAATAATGATTATGACAGTGAAGAATATGTTCTTTTAGATACTGAACTACTTAAGTTACTACATCTCCTTGTTATGTCAATTCTATTTGCATTTTCTTATAATCTCCAGGAAATCTCGAAAGAAACGTGGAC harbors:
- the LOC122602951 gene encoding uncharacterized protein LOC122602951 codes for the protein MGEGEVCVAMAVVSNVGEIESNKKQQRRDNRWVTGDSDMEPLAKKHVKEGSIEDDVNPCVEQTIKEHECEIAQATYSLNSVGADPSVEQHVNGGLYDIERDSSGEKHSLEVLNEMETEVIVEQPVKECLKEIELELHARNQKTVAESDVNVEPCCRMQTTGVKSDVEFEPFIKQTVKECSSKRKLEACQTTGAGSEKELEPSIKQTVKECPSEMELEAYGEIQLTEALNGSATETSAQQQPVQECTSEKDTEACGKIQLAEALNESKPIKELSSEMEMDVYGRVQPIKALNESVTERCSSQPVKDCMSEIETEACDKMQPTDTEPYSQQVIKDCPSEMEIEACGNMHLTEALNERFTEARAHKPVKVCPIEVEMEACRKMQLTEALNKIEPEPSVYQFVNGFPSEMDTEACGKIRPTETLNESVTKPSVQKYVKECPGEMEIEACGNMQQMGDMSEGNTVPSVTVKECPIEIELEVCGTKHVTQFSNDIGIEPFVIKQTPQVLNDTEMELSASVKECQNEIIIIAPFNKQEVKEASNDDICSEVSNPDVSPRDNSSGFQTVNSQPDEKLIMKGQAVCGEITSACSGNSSSEGSSGQEDHGTNDTSGTVSTSHVVLEVPKDAVTSSGVRKITFKFSKRKEDCNGQLSSAVKEIGNTWNNGTCKAPRLTHISEQGLHEFDDSFLYPTNKEVMPGKVVSDSYPTTVKRLLSTGILDGAKVKYISAAGELIGLVKDCGYLCGCATCNFSRVLRAQEFEQHAGGKTRHPNNHIYMENGKPIYSIIQAMKTAPISTVDKVIKNVAGSAVNDELLKVWKGNLERNVDKIKTKSSHYMKLMNLYHSTSSCTNDTREDGSSPYYCYPKSFALEPQAFVNEAMKEQKRPFKKPKLHICSTTAESKRNAERSNRKRDIDLHRLLFMPNGLPDGTQLAYYARGKKILDGYKQGIGIVCSHCDSEISPSQFEAHAGWAAKRQPYRHIYTPNGLALHDIATLLANGQSIATSNSDDMCAVCGDRGELVMCDGCPRAFHTACLGLEGAPSEVWYCLYCRDSIGSGRKTGEESRPFVIRLTRVVKSREYETGGCVICRAHDFSVADFDDRTIMLCDQCEKEYHVGCLRESGVCDLKALPSDKWFCCDHCNMIHGAIQDVVVNGAAVISGSLMSLINKKHIEKRVTGGAPTEIRFRMLSGRSRYPEHLPLLSRAAAIFRECFDPIVATCGRDLIPVMVYGRNISGQEFGGIYCVVLMVGSVVVSAGLLRVFGREVAELPLVATSRQHQGKGYFQALFYCIEELLLSLDVELLVLPAAEEAESIWTKKLGFRKMSDERYTQYARDIQLTVFKGTSMLEKRLCRITL